From one Chelonoidis abingdonii isolate Lonesome George unplaced genomic scaffold, CheloAbing_2.0 scaffold0735, whole genome shotgun sequence genomic stretch:
- the LOC116833641 gene encoding olfactory receptor 10A7-like, producing the protein MKYAKESRRGNLTMVTEFILLGFSNHRDLQVPLFSIYLFIYIITLMGNILIILITIDTALQTPMYFFLRVLSFLEICYTSVTIPKMLVDFLSDNRCISYVGCAAQMYFLLFLGISECFLLAAMAYDRCVAICNPLRYRLIMNRRVCLSLVVLSWFSGNIVSLVQTAWVFTLPFCGSNQINYFFCDIPPLIKLSCTDTSSYEMQLFTVTILVNFTPFSLILVSYFVIIATILKMASADGRHKAFSTCSSHLIVVTLYYGSSCLIYLRPKSINSLDSNKVLALMYTTITPILNPIVYSLRNNEVKGAVQTLLWNGLKGKIFS; encoded by the coding sequence ATGAAATACGCAAAGGAATCAAGAAGGGGGAACCTCACGATGGTGACTGAATTCATTCTACTGGGATTTTCCAACCACCGTGACCTTCAGGTGCCTCTGTTTTCCATCTATCTGTTCATTTACATTATTACCCTGATGGGGAACATCCTCATCATCCTCATCACCATAGACACAGCCCTTCAAACCCCTATGTATTTCTTTCTCCGAGTCTTATCCTTCCTGGAGATCTGCTACACCTCGGTCACCATCCCCAAGATGCTAGTGGACTTTCTTTCAGACAACAGGTGCATTTCCTATGTGGGCTGTGCTGCACAAATGTACTTCCTGCTCTTCCTTGGAATCTCTGAGTGCTTCCTTCTGGCTGCAATGGCGTACGACCGCTGTGTGGCCATATGCAACCCATTGAGGTACAGGCTCATCATGAACAGGAGGGTCTGCCTTTCATTGGTAGTTCTCTCTTGGTTCAGTGGTAACATAGTATCCCTAGTACAGACAGCCTGGGTTTTCACCTTGCCATTTTGTGGGTCCAATCAGATTAACTATTTCTTCTGTGACATTCCCCCATTGATTAAGCTTTCTTGCACTGACACCTCTTCATATGAAATGCAGTTGTTTACAGTTACTATACTGGTCAACTTCACTCCATTTTCTCTCATCCTTGTGTCCTACTTTGTTATTATCGCCACCATCTTAAAAATGGCTTCGGCTGATGGCAGACACAAAGCTTTCTCTACCTGCTCCTCACACCTCATTGTGGTGACTCTGTATTATGGGAGCAGTTGCCTAATCTATTTAAGACCTAAGTCCATTAACTCACTGGACAGCAACAAAGTGCTGGCTCTGATGTATACAACCATCACCCCCATCTTGAACCCTATagtctacagcctgaggaacaatgAGGTGAAAGGGGCTGTGCAGACATTGTTGTGGAATGGgctgaaaggaaaaatattttcttaa